In one window of Pseudodesulfovibrio sediminis DNA:
- the gpM gene encoding phage terminase small subunit, whose protein sequence is MSLMKKNQKKFQDGQTPPSASVVGTPGGAKTSMGKDQLSKLLDASLGEDLKTLSGFNSREAKTQHKLNALIPRYIDYVHRLMDQGWKHDLLPYYMVWSFDVASVELALKIGFYCIENNIDMPTDMYKSDVQTVMTRCMETWTKNQLDSDHSVEPYFSTLFDAMTGADGSDAWDITDKLSRRIYKLRGLLEDEAGNLEAAQKYLQKAYDLGESVKTKLAEVTKRLDDSKAAEAEKVTAAEAKPDGEDPKDSDK, encoded by the coding sequence ATGAGTTTGATGAAGAAAAACCAGAAGAAATTTCAAGACGGCCAAACGCCCCCGTCCGCATCTGTTGTCGGCACACCCGGCGGCGCAAAGACTTCCATGGGCAAAGACCAGCTCTCCAAGCTGCTCGACGCTTCCCTGGGCGAAGATCTGAAAACCCTTTCGGGCTTCAACTCCCGTGAGGCCAAGACCCAGCACAAGCTGAACGCGCTTATCCCCAGGTATATCGACTATGTCCACCGCCTCATGGATCAGGGCTGGAAGCACGACCTGCTGCCCTATTACATGGTTTGGTCCTTTGATGTCGCCAGCGTGGAACTGGCCCTCAAAATAGGCTTCTATTGCATTGAAAACAACATCGACATGCCCACGGATATGTACAAAAGCGATGTCCAAACCGTCATGACCCGGTGCATGGAAACGTGGACCAAGAACCAATTGGATTCCGACCATTCCGTGGAACCGTATTTCTCCACCCTGTTCGACGCCATGACCGGCGCGGACGGCTCGGACGCATGGGACATCACCGATAAACTTTCCCGCCGAATCTACAAGCTCAGGGGCTTGCTCGAAGACGAAGCAGGCAACCTTGAAGCCGCGCAGAAGTATCTGCAAAAGGCCTACGACCTCGGCGAATCCGTCAAGACCAAGTTGGCAGAAGTGACCAAACGACTCGACGACTCCAAGGCCGCTGAAGCCGAGAAGGTCACGGCTGCCGAAGCCAAGCCGGACGGCGAAGATCCCAAGGACTCCGACAAGTAG
- a CDS encoding GPO family capsid scaffolding protein, translated as MPNTFTTDWKKIGQSGPTMDGREIEGQWLLDAAEGYDPAKYTAVIWIDHFRFYGNFGKVVALKAEEKDGIVSLYAKLQPNEWLLSQNKNKQKLFTSMELTPDFAKSGKCYLTGLAVTDIPASLGTSELHFSHRKQNPDDLFVDGVELGDLQEGQSDTEAPSWFTNAMRKFGLNIPHNQGATPEPEEDTMNEQQFNQLMGRLDDQDKRLDSFEQKFAAQPPVEEPGTDDGAPSDEGTQDFAADISAAMKPFSDKLDALKTDFSAQVDGLTKRFEQVNPGTNAPENNAPATPGADFL; from the coding sequence ATGCCGAATACATTCACCACCGATTGGAAAAAGATAGGGCAGTCCGGTCCAACCATGGACGGACGGGAGATCGAAGGCCAATGGCTGCTTGATGCTGCCGAGGGATACGATCCCGCGAAATACACCGCCGTGATCTGGATTGACCATTTCCGATTTTACGGCAACTTCGGCAAAGTCGTCGCGCTGAAAGCCGAAGAAAAGGACGGCATTGTCAGCCTGTACGCCAAGCTGCAGCCCAACGAATGGTTGCTGTCACAGAACAAGAACAAGCAAAAGCTGTTCACCTCCATGGAGCTGACCCCCGACTTTGCCAAATCCGGCAAGTGTTACCTGACCGGCCTGGCCGTGACGGACATCCCGGCCAGTCTCGGCACCTCGGAACTCCATTTTTCTCACCGGAAGCAGAACCCCGACGACCTTTTTGTTGACGGCGTCGAACTCGGCGACCTGCAGGAAGGCCAGTCGGACACTGAAGCCCCGTCATGGTTCACCAACGCCATGCGGAAATTCGGCCTCAATATTCCCCACAACCAGGGGGCAACCCCCGAACCCGAAGAGGACACCATGAACGAACAGCAGTTCAACCAGCTCATGGGCAGGCTCGACGATCAGGACAAGCGACTCGACTCGTTTGAACAGAAGTTCGCCGCGCAGCCGCCCGTTGAGGAACCCGGCACCGATGACGGTGCGCCCTCCGACGAAGGCACACAGGACTTCGCCGCCGATATCTCGGCAGCCATGAAGCCTTTCAGCGACAAGCTGGACGCCCTCAAGACCGACTTCTCCGCCCAGGTCGATGGCCTGACCAAGCGTTTCGAGCAGGTCAACCCCGGCACCAATGCCCCTGAAAACAATGCTCCCGCCACTCCCGGCGCGGACTTCCTGTAG
- a CDS encoding phage major capsid protein, P2 family, which translates to MNFATQQLFAAFLTQLATNYNVGSVEKQFSVTPELEQRFQDKIVEKEDFLRKINVVGVEELAGKNVLGSANSPASGRTNTSDGNTERQPRNILGLEEWEYQLHKTNSDVYIEYATLDAWAKKIPNLGALYTAYVQQQIANDRVMIGWHGVEAAANTNIETYPLLQDVNKGWFQYMREKLAGNILTEGATAGEIRIGPGGDYENLDDAAHDLRQGIPTYLRNNLVVLVGEELIGTRTGTFYKKWGNTPSEKAGVDQALSLMGGMPWDSPSFIPDRTMIVTSYQNLSIYHQSGSWRRYLKDKPEKDRWEDFNSRNEGYVVEEPRAFAGMEFKDNNVKMPNAAGDGWE; encoded by the coding sequence ATGAATTTTGCAACCCAACAGTTGTTTGCCGCGTTCCTCACCCAGCTCGCAACCAACTACAATGTGGGAAGCGTTGAAAAACAGTTCAGCGTGACCCCGGAGCTGGAACAGCGATTCCAGGACAAGATCGTTGAAAAGGAAGATTTCCTCCGCAAGATTAACGTGGTTGGCGTTGAAGAGCTTGCCGGAAAGAACGTCCTTGGTTCTGCCAACAGCCCTGCGTCCGGACGGACCAACACTTCGGACGGCAACACCGAACGGCAGCCCCGCAACATCCTCGGTCTTGAAGAATGGGAATACCAGCTCCACAAGACCAACTCCGATGTCTACATCGAATACGCAACACTCGACGCATGGGCCAAGAAGATCCCCAACCTCGGCGCGTTGTATACCGCGTATGTCCAGCAACAGATTGCCAACGACCGAGTCATGATCGGCTGGCACGGTGTCGAGGCTGCAGCCAACACCAACATTGAGACTTACCCACTCCTGCAGGACGTCAACAAAGGGTGGTTCCAGTACATGCGTGAAAAGCTGGCTGGCAACATCCTGACAGAAGGCGCGACCGCCGGAGAAATCCGCATCGGTCCCGGCGGCGATTACGAGAATTTGGACGATGCAGCCCATGACCTGCGACAGGGAATCCCCACCTATCTGCGCAACAATCTTGTCGTACTGGTCGGCGAAGAATTGATCGGCACCCGCACCGGCACCTTCTACAAGAAATGGGGCAACACCCCTTCCGAAAAAGCCGGTGTTGATCAGGCGTTGAGTTTGATGGGCGGCATGCCCTGGGACTCTCCGAGTTTCATCCCGGACCGCACCATGATCGTGACCAGCTACCAAAACCTCTCCATCTACCACCAGTCCGGCTCCTGGCGTCGTTACCTCAAGGACAAGCCTGAAAAGGACCGTTGGGAAGATTTCAACTCCCGCAATGAAGGCTACGTGGTTGAAGAACCCCGCGCTTTCGCAGGCATGGAATTCAAGGACAACAACGTCAAAATGCCGAACGCCGCTGGCGACGGTTGGGAATAA
- a CDS encoding head completion/stabilization protein, translated as MSFSGNTTKESTTTVNNDGWWPDLSVADFEKRYRLPFDYEEMILVDGLQLGMAWANTQLKHWREGLAEFDYENLAAVPSDALGGESVKLIHYRRAVYCHAKAFLLQQFSTVNRREAARNEARENEETESTFLAYAQHAIASFKGESPVTVELI; from the coding sequence ATGAGCTTTTCAGGCAATACCACCAAAGAATCAACCACCACCGTGAATAATGACGGATGGTGGCCTGACCTTTCTGTTGCGGATTTCGAGAAACGATACCGGCTCCCCTTCGACTACGAGGAAATGATCCTTGTGGATGGGCTGCAGCTCGGCATGGCCTGGGCAAACACCCAGCTCAAGCACTGGCGCGAGGGGCTGGCCGAATTCGACTACGAGAACCTTGCCGCCGTTCCTTCTGACGCGCTGGGTGGCGAATCCGTCAAGCTCATCCATTACCGCCGGGCCGTGTATTGCCACGCCAAGGCCTTCCTGCTGCAACAATTCTCTACTGTTAACCGGCGCGAAGCCGCCAGAAACGAGGCGCGGGAAAACGAGGAAACCGAAAGCACATTCCTTGCCTACGCACAGCATGCCATTGCCTCTTTCAAGGGTGAAAGCCCCGTCACCGTGGAGCTTATATGA
- a CDS encoding virion morphogenesis protein: MPSSNAPLRLKTDPRGRLRLHEQLDILSMSPRTRRNITMRMGRKVAKAAKANIRQQKTIHGTSMEPRKDSRNKRKMLRGFGRHIKPYMRGTDRVEVTFGNDYTARLAGRHQYGIAEPWTTAKAQKIYKRPDYKAPTTRAQAKALKAEGYRLRVQKKRGKGCTLRRVSIKWIMDHLSVGQAGAILRDMRTGTKRGKQQWEVKPAARPFLGPKPGTEKEFLNELARDTMAEITNR, from the coding sequence ATGCCGTCGAGTAACGCCCCCCTTCGCCTCAAAACGGATCCGCGTGGACGGCTCCGACTGCATGAGCAATTGGACATCCTGTCCATGTCTCCCCGGACCCGGCGCAACATCACCATGCGCATGGGCCGCAAGGTGGCCAAAGCCGCCAAGGCGAACATTCGCCAGCAAAAAACCATCCATGGAACGTCCATGGAACCACGCAAGGACTCCCGCAACAAACGCAAGATGCTGCGCGGATTCGGACGACACATAAAACCGTACATGCGCGGCACGGACCGGGTGGAAGTCACCTTCGGCAATGACTACACCGCACGACTTGCCGGACGCCATCAATACGGTATCGCGGAACCATGGACCACGGCCAAGGCCCAAAAAATCTACAAGCGGCCCGACTATAAAGCCCCGACCACCAGAGCGCAGGCCAAGGCATTGAAGGCCGAAGGCTACCGGCTGCGCGTCCAGAAAAAACGCGGCAAGGGCTGCACACTCCGGCGCGTGTCCATCAAATGGATCATGGACCACCTGTCTGTTGGTCAGGCCGGGGCCATCCTGCGAGACATGCGAACAGGCACCAAGCGCGGCAAACAGCAATGGGAAGTCAAACCGGCTGCGCGCCCCTTCCTCGGACCGAAACCCGGAACAGAAAAAGAATTTCTCAACGAACTCGCCAGAGACACCATGGCCGAGATCACCAACCGTTAA
- a CDS encoding phage tail protein, producing the protein MRLLQALTEALKDAGATGNAIHSFADEGTIIPTGKNLGHGIEVGRFKYEGVIQIEDYSDDGRLFIAFVTAWLQENDPERENMGLKDPDIDISLNDDRTADIDMAIEFEEALEIVPYEDGPITYNGKKWRIADVLIDVADTLETLEGAADAVE; encoded by the coding sequence ATGAGGCTGTTGCAAGCTCTGACCGAAGCTCTGAAGGATGCAGGCGCAACCGGCAACGCCATCCATTCCTTTGCCGACGAAGGGACCATCATCCCCACGGGCAAAAACCTCGGCCACGGCATCGAGGTCGGACGCTTCAAGTATGAAGGCGTGATCCAGATAGAGGACTACAGCGACGATGGCCGGTTGTTTATAGCCTTTGTGACGGCGTGGCTTCAGGAGAACGACCCGGAACGCGAAAACATGGGCCTCAAGGATCCCGACATAGATATTTCATTGAACGATGACCGGACCGCCGACATTGATATGGCCATAGAGTTCGAGGAAGCCCTGGAGATCGTGCCGTACGAAGACGGCCCTATCACCTATAACGGCAAAAAATGGCGTATTGCAGACGTTCTCATCGACGTAGCCGACACGCTGGAAACCTTGGAAGGGGCAGCTGATGCCGTCGAGTAA